The genomic DNA tcactattgaggtcaaaagccaaaaaataaattcaactagggacaatctggagtagtgctatcgcacttcatatttattacatattatatatgtatgtagtgagagtgctatcgctaaaccatataaacattaaaagcccaagctccattgacaatgacatgaaatacattagacttgacagtggatgttagcaagaacaaaagattttgaattaaaaatttcgtaactcaccttccgagcacaagattcctgccgaattttcgtgtacgaggacctgtttcacccaaccagcaacgtagcatttataaacctccaagctcttaaagtttttcaaactttcgtgagaataggcttattttgtgtggacaagatagttgtaaatatcaggatagcagatgtcaggcaaagacggcaaagccagcgggtcgaaaaacattgatttaggcatcaaatacggatctggcgaatggataaactgaagcttttccacgtaacgccttttatgcaacgcatccaatgagtttacagcgtcagataacaccatgaattgctctataacttgctcgactaattgaaaacaatgagattaggtctaaaaaataggtacaatatggcggccggaaacagcgacacgcccattttgtgacgtaggtgagtagggtctatagcactaCCCCAACCACTACTATTACTACTGGGCCTTATATTGCGGTGCGGCCAATATATGAAATTCGTTTTAAAACAGGCCATTAATTGACGGTTATACTGTGATGCGCCTtaaagtgcggaaaatacgataATCACATCTTAATTACATAGCAATAGATCTCCCAAAAAGCTACTTTTTTAATGTGTAAGAGATTTTAGTATGCAATTACTTTAGCTGCATTTTAATACAAAACAGTACAAAAGCAATTATATGGGCAAAACTCTAAAAGAGCTGACGTTCATGTGTCATTTTACTGTAAATGGAAAAATCAATGGATGAGTACAGTAAAGTGCACATATTGCTTCCATAAATTATCATTCGAGAGACATAAAACTTCAAATAACCTTAGCAGAAAATATTTTGCACTTTTGGTTGTCCTCAAGCTTTTTTCACCAGtgattgatttgatttgaaGACATATTTTGACGTACCTTTTCAACAGCCAGGCTATAGTTTCATTGGGAAATTATGTAATTTACCCACGTAATGtaattatgtatgtatatattatacatatattgatatatactgtataattttttttttttttttgcacaaaccTACATTTTTCGTGTCCCGGAAATTATAAGTGTTGTTTTAAAGTCCGGGATTGGAATGCAACCTGCGATTGAAATGCATAAAGTCTTTAACTCACTACTTATTTTGTAATTATATGTAATCAAAAATTACCGTCCTACccctattttttacatttacaaaaATCCATCCATTTACTCtgcaagaggcgttttaatgccAACTGTTGTTTTCGCTACTTTTTGGATTCAACCTACTTTTCAGTTGTTAGTAAAAACTTGCTTGTTGCCTCAATTTCggattaataaataataaaaaaaatttaaaaaatcatttttaaggagttgaataaaaactaaaagttgTAATATAAGAGAACAATATACTAGAAATAAACTACGGTATGTTAAATTGAGTTGATGCGCTTCATTTGAGCAAATGCAATTCTTTGCTGCCATCTTGTTTCATCTATTGgccaatataaacatatttatcTACCGCACACTGTGCATCACATCCATTtgaatgtttcagtgccattgacgacaataaTCTATACCAACAGTTGAAATGGATAGgacatctatcatcgtcaatagcTGCTAATGAGTTAATGAAGTAAACCAAATTCCAACAGACCTTCTTCTCATTGTCAAGATGAAGGTAGTACAGAGGATACATGCTCTTATCCATCCCCCGTTGGTCCCGAGTCACTCTGCATTTGACAGTCGCGCCTTGAGGCGCAGGTTCCATCACAAACTTTTCCAAGTTGTCAAACTCAATCTCAGGTGACGGCGCTCTTTCCTGCCCACAAAGGGTTCATTATTGCTGGCACAATACGAGAAAGACACTTAAGACTCCCTGAGGTTATGTTCACACTTGTGCTTCAACAATCTTGTTCATTATTGCTGGCACAATACGAGAAAGACACTTAAGACTCCCTGAGGTTATGTTCACACTTGTGCTTCAACAATCTTGGTCATTCATGTCAAATATTTAGGATTGTgtgtggtcatttaaaaaagctTAAGAAGTGAAAatacctttttcttttttcctttgCCTTTCTTCTTTTTGGATTTTTCTTCTCTTTCTGAATCCGAGTCATCGCTCTCTTCTGCTTTGGCTGAAGTAAAAGCAAGATGTTTTGGAATTTGTGGTTAAAATTGTGGAGTAAGCATGTGGTAAGCTTGCCtttcttctttgttttcttttctttgtctTTGTCTCCTGTCGTTTGGAATAAAGACGATGTGGAGCTCGCGGCGGATTTCTTTTTGGACTTAGTCGACTTGGTCTCCTCTTCACTGTCGTCGCTCTCTGATTTGGAGGCTGCCGAGATTGGGTGTACAAATGTACATCAATTACGGTGATTGACATGCACTGACTTTACGGTTTTTTTGTTATGATGAAAACGATCTGTGAATCGCTGAAAAACTACTCAGGCGTTCTTTcgtaatgacttttttaatcaccTTTCTTCTTGCTCTTCGAGTCCTTGTCACCGTTTATCTGGAACAAGGATGCAGCTTCCCTCTTTTTGTCTTTCTCTTTTGACTTTGATTTCTTCTCCTTTCCGTCAGAATCCTTGTCTtctatgcaaagaaaaaaaaaagttgtttgtaTGTTATGTAACTTATTCACTGCAATTGAtggggatagacgtccaatacattttgactgggagaggctggcagcgatcatggATGTTGATCCGCGTTAATAGCAGCCAGTAAGTCAATTTATTGTTACGATAGTAGGAAGGCTGTTGATCTGTTCCCTTAATTTCAGTGTTGTGAGTAGTAAAATGCCCAAGTTGCTGTAAAGTCTAAGTGAAAACACTTCATTTTTGGCACAGATCTGTTTGGTCGATCACCACCAAttgcagacaataagttaagcCATTTTAGTACATTGTTTGGGAAGTTTAAGAATATCAATTGAGTGGTGGTGAAACCCATCCTGCTCCTCTCTCATCCAAAGCCACAGCAAATCTGGCCTTAAATCATATTTTGTGACAATACTAAAAAAATACAACCAGGGCTCTAAAATTGACCCCTGTGGAACGTGCTTAAAGGGACAAATGAGCCATagcatgaattaatttttaattatggTAACTAGTATGTTTCTTAGAACTcagataatggagaaaataacaattaaacacaaagtagggatgggaattgatacgatttttacgattccgattccattatcgatattgcttaacgattcaattctttatcgattctaatttggggaaaaaggagAACAAACGttgtgattggcatcgagtttgtttaatcagaagtcacaacctaacAAActtacaacgaggtcaaaagaggcccaaagcctcattgttaactgtggcaaagagtggcaaatgcacaagaatgtgtaacattttactgaaacatttttctaatagaaataaaaaatattgctatatattggcatataggtcgttgctctgcctttggcaatatgtgttaaagtgtattatttactattatttgaaatgcatgccttttagtttttatggtgctttcacgctcaagtgggggcgcccttgcgcttcctcacgcgaagaagaacgagctcatgtgaagaagagcgcgcttaaacACGAAGAAGTGCCGCATCAAAGCGAGAGAGCGAGttcgtgagagagggaaacactgctacgagcctacattctttgttaatgtttgtaaaatatctacagaggcaacgcctgtatgtatcatcttttgtgttgttgttgtgtgtttccacttgcgatcggacacttaaatccagttgtgtagtggtttgaacgatgtgctaatgctagcgaacgcttgCTAACTgtattattactgtattagcagctaatcatcgctgatttacgctgatgcaaacctgtttgttattggggacgaaattgatttgtttcatttctatttttagtttcactcttcaagtgatggtagaATAAAGTCAACAAATTATACcatcgtcttctgcatcgtcatttgggagtttagctagctgtatagccaggactgagcctgcgtctcggtgaggacagtgcagtcgtattccctcccgatgcagttatctccaccttgcaatgactgctttgttgtaatttttcctcgtgaagtaaagacacactttcgagtgtTTGAACcttcgtgctgtcattgttatgtttacgtctGCAATGcttgtgctaaaccatcgtaacctttcattttcaccctctttcctggtgaagtgtagcaaaactttggagcgagtggttcttggcgccatgctagtttgatgcgtctggacaacaagacacgtcacggcgcaatatgcgtctttaggaatcgttaaagctttttcattgtgatgtcgaggcctcgaaacattaggaatggttcggaattggaatcggatttcgattcccatccctactatgAAGTGCTGCCGTTTTGTGACAACAATTATGTGATAAAACTAGCCATTTTAGCATTCTTTAACTTTTTAACAAATGCAATATTACGATACAAATTTGGACGCTGATGtcaaatttcaagtttttcCCCGTATTCTTTAGTTTTCATACAATCTGCATTTTTGAAATAATTATAGTTGTGGTACCTAACACAGATCCTGCAACTATTTTCACCCAATACCATTTTAACTTTTAATTGCTTTACATTGTTACCTCTCTATATATTTTTCTAAATCTTTGTTAACAGTACCTTGTCATGGCTGAACACAGATTGGAGCACTGTAGCAGTGCAGTTTGATCGCGTCCTGTGTTTTGCAGttgtctaaaatatgccataagaGGATTGCACACAAAATTACTTCTTGATATGTAAAAATTAGCCAACAAGCAACCAAGGGcttacagaaaaaaaactagTCATTTTTAGATTCAACAAGTGTTTGCATGAATGCAACACAGTTTTTGTTGACCAGTATACCGAAAATGAATACAGGATAAAGAAGAACGGCGTGCAATCTGGACTCCTCACATATGATTGGCTAGGCAACAATTCCCTGGAAATATTAGCTTTGATTTTTCTCCTTTGTTACACATCAGAGAAatgatattctgtttttttcccccaaaatgctgACTCTGTGTTTTAAAATCCTGGATGCTTTTTAACAGTGACAGTTaacaaaaaaaggacaaaatTGAAGACTAGAATAACATTCGAGCATGCGATCCTACTTTCTTTCCAGgtgcttttcaactttttttctctGGTAGAGCGATTAAGCACGAGTTGCTCACATCTGTCAAAAAAGTTAACGCCAGCTCCTTTCCACCTTCAGCTGAAACGTGTAAGAGGCTGAGGTTGAACTGCTGACAAAGCGCTTTCTTATGACTGTCGTGGCGAGCAGATGTTCATGAGGTAAAGCGGCTAactttgacggcgatagacgtccaatccatttaaagtgggagggtggcagcaaatgaactcaTTTACATTCACAGCAAAAGTATCAAAAGTGCCACATGATTagatgtctatcattgtcaactcAGCTGTAAAGTCACATTAAATTGTCTCTGTCTGGCGCACCTTTCGATCTAGACTTCTTTTCTTTGGCGGCGCTTGGTGATGGCGAGCTGTCTTTGATTGTCTTCTTTTTGGTTTTCTTTTTTGGagtctcttcctcctcctcctcctcctcctcgtccTCGTCAGTGACGGAGCCTGCTGCTTAATTAGATCGGGTAATTAGATGATGCGTTGAGCTGCAAAGCACATTTAAAGTTACGAAAGGCTCACCTTTCTTCTTTTTGGGGGCACTTTTGGTTTTCTTTTTGctgtctttttctttttccttaTCTTTGTCTAGTTCTTTATTTTTGTCGAGCTTCTTTTTCTTCACCTTTTTCTCATCTGTAATGATGTCAGAAAGGAAAAAGTTAACACTATTGCCCCCCCCAAAAGAAAAACAGGGCTTTCTTTCTTTACTTTGCAACTCTGAAGCCTCTtcgttcttttttgttttgatctttTTTATCTTGGCTTCGCCGTTCAGTTTGGCCTCGTTTGTGCTGTTGGCCTCCTCCTTCTTCTTCTTGGGCTTCTTTTAGTGGAGTTTTCTGGCACAGATTTGCAAAAGGAAATTGTTAAAAATGAGATCCCAGCGAGAACTGAGCCCCAATAATTCCTGCATCCAAAACGATTAGTAAAACTAGTTACTAGTCATGAGTAAAGGTAGAAAATAATGTAGATAAATAATACACATGTACACTATATACTACTATCTtaaaaaaaactactactaaaataataatcattgaattaAAAAGTGATTCTCTCCTGAAATTTAATGTGTGTAATACATTTACTTGCAAAATTATTCTATTCAttccaaataattaaaaaaaacacacacacgcacacacaaaacaacattaaaatTGTGTGTAATTAAAGGATTAATTTGAAATTACTGCACACattatgtaataataataataaaaaatacataatgatgTGGGGGTGAGCGAAAAGTTATTTTCTTACacagataaataaaaattttttaaaaaagaatccagaaaaaaagttaaaatatggATAAATGAGCAATGATataaccataaaaaaaaaaaaattataacagtACAGTGCTCCTTCGTTTTTTGCCAGTTAAgtgagttttaaacatgttattgtcccaccaaattattttaaaaaaagaacaaagtagtagaaaaatgcttggctttattagatacttcattgagtgagtccactcaaatccgctccagctgctcacttCCACATAtttagttgccacagcaactgtttaacaatttaaacgatgattgacgcatgcggcactttgaagTTTCTGTCTCTGACATCATCAAACTGTCATTCAATCATCCTTAACTTTAAtaggcaactccagt from Corythoichthys intestinalis isolate RoL2023-P3 chromosome 9, ASM3026506v1, whole genome shotgun sequence includes the following:
- the LOC130921604 gene encoding LOW QUALITY PROTEIN: tubby-related protein 1-like (The sequence of the model RefSeq protein was modified relative to this genomic sequence to represent the inferred CDS: inserted 1 base in 1 codon); protein product: MSVHRHSVREAWKHDSDLEKENWDSSPKASTKKPKKKKEEANSTNEAKLNGEAKIKKIKTKKNEEASELQNEKKVKKKKLDKNKELDKDKEKEKDSKKKTKSAPKKKKAGSVTDEDEEEEEEEEETPKKKTKKKTIKDSSPSPSAAKEKKSRSKEDKDSDGKEKKSKSKEKDKKREAASLFQINGDKDSKSKKKASKSESDDSEEETKSTKSKKKSAASSTSSLFQTTGDKDKEKKTKKKGKLTTCLLHNFNHKFQNILLLXSAKAEESDDSDSEREEKSKKKKGKGKKKKERAPSPEIEFDNLEKFVMEPAPQGATVKCRVTRDQRGMDKSMYPLYYLHLDNEKKTFLLAGRKRKKSATSNYLISIDATDLSRGGNNFVGKLRSNLMGTKFTVFDNALNPERALPDMSNARQELAAIIYETNVLGMKGPRRMSVIIPGMDKNNERVPLRPRSEYDGLLMRHQNRRLENLIELHNKTPVWNEETSSHVLNFNGRVTQASIKNFQIVHSKDLDYIVMQFGRIADDIFTLDYKYPICAVQAFAIALSSFDGKIACE